The Arachis hypogaea cultivar Tifrunner chromosome 19, arahy.Tifrunner.gnm2.J5K5, whole genome shotgun sequence genome has a window encoding:
- the LOC112780102 gene encoding putative invertase inhibitor, with the protein MGPQTSILVLIIILLSFYSIVAKPNHNLIQQTCKNISETDSNVSYKFCINSLESDPRSHGAKSLEKLGLASIKLVRHNVTDTRAQIKEILKKNKNKLDPFAKECLDDCLQVYSDAIATIKEAIKDYKAKRYADSNVKLSSVIDASTTCEDGFNQRNGVVSPLTKRNKDTFLLSAISLSIINMLNKDNLKDAEL; encoded by the coding sequence ATGGGACCTCAAACTTCCATTCTCGTTCTCATAATAATCCTCTTGTCTTTCTACTCCATTGTAGCAAAGCCAAACCATAATCTGATCCAACAAACCTGCAAGAACATCTCAGAAACTGATTCCAATGTTAGCTACAAATTCTGCATAAATTCTCTCGAATCAGATCCTCGAAGCCACGGCGCCAAAAGCCTCGAAAAACTCGGCCTCGCATCGATCAAGCTAGTGAGGCACAACGTGACAGATACTAGAGCTCAAATCAAAGAGATTCtcaagaagaacaagaacaagttggATCCATTTGCCAAAGAGTGCTTAGATGATTGTCTTCAAGTTTATTCTGATGCCATCGCAACTATTAAAGAAGCCATTAAAGATTACAAGGCTAAGCGTTATGCTGATTCTAATGTGAAGCTAAGCTCTGTTATTGATGCCTCTACGACGTGCGAAGATGGATTCAATCAAAGAAACGGTGTCGTTTCGCCGTTAACTAAACGAAACAAGGACACTTTTCTGCTTTCTGCTATATCGCTTTCGATTATTAACATGCTCAATAAGGACAATTTGAAGGACGCTGAACTCTGA